The Candidatus Gracilibacteria bacterium genome window below encodes:
- a CDS encoding F0F1 ATP synthase subunit A, whose translation MESTSGPHILSVAPHQFAESGLLSYISNTVLSTWIFIGILIILGVFLNVAAKKESGFVRTTGFLIVKHLKSFFKPLLGHNLPPSKTLWFVGGIFLYILGANLYSLLLDWFLAFAPGFHNYLRPINSDINTTLGMAILVILISHLMMIRFRGVFQYVLHYIFHFEGGGFVEKMINVVVGWIHLIGEGVRVLSLSLRLFGNIFAGAVLLGVMGWLTAKIGVATIPVGNFLLIPFYFFEMFVGFIQAMVFAMLVSLYFEEASSSH comes from the coding sequence ATGGAATCTACCAGTTGACCACACATTCTCTCTGTCGCACCGCATCAGTTTGCTGAAAGCGGTCTGTTATCATATATTTCAAATACTGTTCTATCGACATGGATTTTTATCGGCATTCTCATTATCCTCTGAGTATTTCTCAATGTCGCTGCCAAAAAAGAATCTGGCTTTGTTCGTACCACTGGGTTTTTGATCGTAAAACATCTGAAATCTTTTTTTAAACCTCTCCTCGGACATAATCTCCCCCCCTCAAAAACTCTGTGGTTTGTTGGTGGTATTTTTCTCTATATTCTCTGAGCAAATCTCTATAGTCTCCTCTTGGATTGGTTTCTCGCTTTCGCACCAGGATTTCACAATTATCTTCGCCCCATAAATTCCGATATTAATACGACACTTGGTATGGCAATTCTTGTTATTTTGATCTCTCACCTCATGATGATTCGTTTTCGAGGCGTTTTCCAATATGTATTGCATTACATCTTCCATTTTGAGGGGGGTGGTTTTGTAGAAAAGATGATTAATGTTGTTGTAGGATGGATTCATCTTATCGGAGAATGAGTCCGGGTACTTTCGCTCTCTCTCCGTTTGTTTGGAAATATTTTTGCTTGAGCCGTACTACTCTGAGTGATGGGCTGGTTAACTGCCAAAATCGGTGTTGCCACTATTCCTGTCGGAAATTTTCTTCTTATACCATTTTACTTTTTTGAAATGTTCGTTGGTTTTATCCAAGCAATGGTTTTCGCCATGCTTGTCTCCCTCTACTTTGAAGAGGCCTCATCCAGTCACTAA
- a CDS encoding ATP synthase F0 subunit C has translation MKKLAFVSLLAPLAVLAEEGTAEVVATAAKSVSDFAPLGFGLAVFASAIAIGLIGYSTAAAIGRNPSAKSDITSGILLPMVLAEGLGIIAVILAFVK, from the coding sequence ATGAAAAAGTTAGCTTTTGTTTCTCTCCTTGCTCCTCTTGCAGTCCTTGCAGAAGAAGGTACAGCTGAAGTTGTTGCAACTGCAGCAAAGTCAGTTTCTGATTTTGCTCCTCTTGGTTTTGGTCTTGCAGTTTTTGCATCTGCCATTGCTATTGGTCTTATCGGTTATTCTACTGCTGCTGCTATCGGCCGCAATCCATCTGCTAAGAGCGATATCACCAGTGGTATCCTCCTTCCTATGGTTCTCGCAGAAGGTCTCGGTATCATCGCTGTTATCCTCGCGTTCGTTAAATAA
- a CDS encoding ATP synthase F0 subunit B gives MEGINFGSMLIQVINLGIVLFVLKKFLFDPYLRLVEKTEENQKEIAAVHETVARIRADAEKEANELVSEAHKKAFEMREHAAKNAQKHADDILNQATEQARIIRERAEGEITVLEQNFSKRMKEGVMTAAVSLNKKLLGQSNTARQDFMKAHLDEVVSK, from the coding sequence ATGGAATGAATTAATTTTTGATCAATGCTGATTCAGGTGATTAACCTGGGTATCGTCCTTTTTGTGCTCAAAAAGTTTCTCTTTGACCCGTATCTCCGGCTCGTAGAAAAAACGGAGGAAAATCAGAAAGAAATCGCTGCAGTCCACGAGACAGTGGCTCGTATCCGAGCGGATGCTGAAAAAGAAGCGAATGAGCTCGTCTCAGAAGCTCATAAAAAAGCATTTGAAATGCGAGAACATGCAGCAAAGAATGCTCAAAAACATGCTGATGATATCCTCAATCAAGCGACAGAACAGGCACGAATAATTCGCGAACGAGCTGAAGGCGAAATCACTGTCCTCGAACAAAATTTCTCAAAACGTATGAAAGAAGGTGTGATGACAGCTGCTGTTTCTCTCAACAAGAAACTTCTCGGGCAATCCAATACTGCACGACAAGACTTTATGAAAGCGCATCTTGATGAAGTCGTTTCTAAATAA
- the atpA gene encoding F0F1 ATP synthase subunit alpha: MTSISFDSVLADIQKQIQHLDMTPEKVQTGVVVSVGDGVARVDGLSGVAYNEMVEFESGAVGVALNLEEFSVGVVVLSGFKSIKEGETVTATGRVMEVPVGNALIGRVVDALGNPLDGKGPIKNLEKYPTERVASGVMSRKGVHEPLQTGIKAIDALVPIGRGQRELIIGDRQTGKTQIAIDTILNQKGQNMICVYVAIGQKDAKVVRITEELKKAGAMDYTIVVNAGASAPAAMQWLAPYTGCAMAEYFMLNGKHALIIYDDLSKHANAYREMSLLLRRPPGREAYPGDVFYLHSKLLERAAKLNDAMGAGSMTALPIIETLAGDISAYIPTNVISITDGQIMLATNLFNSGVRPAINVGLSVSRVGGSAQTKAMKGVAGTLKLDLAQFRELEAFSQFASDLDPETRAQLERGQRMVELLKQDVYSPVVMEKQVCVLYAGTKGFLDTIALKDIKKFEETLYSALDAEGTILESIRTSGKLEDEPKKALEMIINAVKSELT; the protein is encoded by the coding sequence ATGACCTCTATTTCCTTTGACAGCGTCCTCGCGGACATCCAAAAACAAATCCAGCATCTGGATATGACCCCTGAGAAAGTACAGACTGGTGTCGTCGTCTCCGTATGAGATGGTGTCGCACGAGTCGATGGGCTCTCTGGTGTCGCCTATAACGAGATGGTTGAGTTTGAATCCGGCGCCGTCGGTGTCGCGCTAAACCTCGAAGAATTCTCTGTCTGAGTCGTCGTCCTCTCTGGTTTCAAATCTATCAAAGAAGGTGAGACCGTGACGGCAACTGGTCGTGTGATGGAGGTTCCTGTTGGGAATGCTCTTATCGGTCGTGTCGTCGATGCTCTCGGAAATCCTCTCGATGGTAAATGACCAATTAAAAATCTCGAAAAATATCCTACTGAACGTGTCGCTTCAGGAGTTATGAGCCGAAAATGAGTTCATGAACCACTCCAGACCGGTATCAAAGCCATCGATGCCCTCGTACCAATTGGTCGAGGTCAACGAGAGCTGATTATCGGAGACCGACAAACAGGAAAAACGCAGATCGCTATCGATACTATCCTCAATCAAAAAGGTCAGAACATGATCTGTGTCTACGTAGCTATCGGTCAAAAAGATGCAAAAGTCGTCCGTATCACAGAAGAACTCAAAAAGGCAGGCGCTATGGATTATACTATCGTCGTCAATGCCGGAGCATCTGCTCCTGCTGCGATGCAATGGCTCGCTCCCTATACTGGTTGTGCAATGGCAGAATATTTCATGCTCAATGGTAAGCACGCCCTCATCATCTACGACGATCTCTCTAAACACGCAAATGCGTACCGAGAAATGTCTCTCCTCCTCCGACGACCACCAGGACGTGAGGCCTATCCAGGAGACGTGTTTTATCTCCACAGTAAACTCCTCGAACGAGCTGCGAAGCTCAATGATGCTATGGGCGCAGGATCTATGACCGCTCTTCCAATTATTGAAACATTGGCAGGCGATATCTCAGCGTATATTCCAACGAATGTGATCTCTATCACAGACGGACAGATCATGCTCGCGACGAATCTCTTTAACTCTGGTGTGCGACCTGCGATCAATGTTGGTCTCTCTGTATCTCGTGTTGGCGGATCTGCTCAGACTAAAGCGATGAAAGGGGTAGCTGGTACACTCAAACTCGACTTGGCTCAATTCCGTGAACTCGAAGCGTTCTCACAATTTGCCTCAGACCTTGACCCAGAAACTCGTGCTCAGCTCGAGCGAGGGCAGAGAATGGTAGAACTCCTCAAACAAGATGTCTATTCTCCAGTTGTGATGGAAAAACAAGTGTGTGTTCTCTATGCCGGCACAAAAGGATTTTTGGATACTATTGCTCTCAAAGATATCAAGAAATTTGAAGAAACGCTCTATTCTGCTCTCGATGCAGAAGGTACTATCCTCGAATCAATCCGAACGTCTGGAAAACTCGAAGATGAGCCAAAGAAAGCACTCGAAATGATTATTAATGCGGTGAAATCAGAACTTACTTAA
- the atpG gene encoding ATP synthase F1 subunit gamma: MPAGKQILDRIKSVRNTGKITRAMELISTVKMKKAADIAIGARPFAMEASGIFSRVADDISASPYVENQEQKEERRDKKVGIIGEELGTRNSELKTLVVVVTSNRGLCGAYNINVFREALRQIAGTTADFVTIGKKAREFVTRTGNSLIADYSSIFKDDPTAEQVKTISIGLRELFLAEGYTEVKVIYSFYISAIAQKAVTRPFLPVSKDKLSSFLEEITGSFITPMTQTGEYKLEPSKKIIADAIVPLILDLMFYEMLLEAKASEHAARMVAMKNARESSGTKVKELTLIYNKARQAAITKEISEIVSGVESMKDI; the protein is encoded by the coding sequence ATGCCAGCAGGTAAACAAATCCTAGACCGAATCAAATCAGTCCGTAACACGGGGAAAATCACTCGCGCGATGGAGCTGATCTCAACGGTAAAAATGAAAAAAGCTGCTGATATCGCTATTGGTGCGCGACCATTCGCTATGGAAGCGAGTGGAATATTCTCTCGTGTAGCAGATGATATTAGTGCTAGTCCATACGTAGAAAATCAAGAGCAAAAAGAAGAAAGAAGAGATAAGAAAGTAGGAATTATTTGAGAGGAACTCGGAACTCGGAACTCGGAACTCAAAACCTTAGTTGTTGTTGTGACATCCAATCGAGGACTCTGTGGCGCCTATAATATCAACGTCTTCCGTGAAGCGCTCAGACAAATTGCTGGCACAACGGCTGATTTTGTGACTATTGGTAAAAAAGCTCGCGAATTTGTCACTCGCACAGGTAATAGCCTCATCGCAGACTATTCTAGTATTTTTAAAGACGATCCAACAGCAGAACAAGTCAAAACTATTTCTATAGGGCTTCGTGAGCTCTTTCTCGCAGAAGGATATACTGAAGTAAAAGTCATCTATAGTTTCTATATTTCTGCGATTGCTCAAAAAGCAGTGACTCGTCCATTTCTCCCTGTTTCAAAAGATAAACTCAGTTCGTTCTTGGAGGAAATAACCGGTAGTTTCATCACGCCAATGACACAAACAGGAGAGTACAAACTCGAACCATCAAAGAAAATTATTGCTGATGCGATTGTACCATTGATTCTCGATCTCATGTTCTATGAGATGCTTCTCGAGGCAAAAGCGAGTGAACATGCGGCTCGTATGGTCGCGATGAAAAATGCTCGTGAAAGCTCTGGGACAAAAGTGAAAGAACTCACCCTGATTTACAACAAAGCTCGACAAGCAGCTATCACCAAAGAAATCTCAGAAATCGTCTCAGGTGTTGAGAGTATGAAGGATATTTAG
- a CDS encoding dihydrodipicolinate synthase family protein: MKQLIIPVVTPGGIPSENALQQLDPQTLTGDIICQGEDGATCTRHVIHGVPQEFHDAYRALLATFREAASGILACGTTGEGPVFGPLQYGSILRSIRDACPENIRIYAGLLGGDTMVGEQANIAQALGITHLVLGLNHTRDNVARFRAVMECLDPASRLILYNLPTFPPADKKFVRSCLDTDPRVAGFKDSSGILKYFLWLLSLQDQYPGFQVFHGSEEGYEKLSREDLSCASGLVAGNANPHPGLLRAFMNNPTHAEIRAARSGIHDDLDSLSSRPVNNAAERIERHINGLKLRFSQIPIHPNNPDVKIFHPHQTGLHVSRTGGLFDTYVSG, translated from the coding sequence ATGAAACAACTCATAATACCAGTGGTGACTCCTGGTGGTATTCCTTCAGAAAATGCCTTACAACAACTTGACCCTCAAACACTAACTGGTGATATTATCTGTCAGGGGGAAGACGGCGCTACTTGTACTCGGCATGTTATTCATTGAGTTCCTCAAGAATTCCATGATGCTTACCGTGCTTTGTTAGCCACGTTTAGGGAAGCGGCTTCTGGTATTTTAGCATGTGGTACTACGGGGGAAGGACCAGTTTTTTGACCATTACAATATTGATCTATATTGAGATCAATACGTGATGCTTGTCCAGAGAATATTAGGATTTATGCTGGTTTGCTTGGATGAGATACTATGGTAGGGGAACAAGCTAATATCGCCCAAGCACTCGGTATTACTCATCTCGTATTAGGGCTCAATCATACTCGAGACAATGTGGCTCGGTTTCGTGCGGTCATGGAGTGTCTTGACCCCGCGAGTCGACTTATTTTGTATAATCTGCCCACGTTTCCTCCTGCGGATAAAAAATTTGTTCGTTCCTGTCTTGATACAGATCCTAGAGTAGCGTGATTCAAGGATTCCTCTTGAATACTAAAATATTTTCTTTGGCTCTTGTCGCTCCAAGATCAATACCCTGGTTTTCAGGTATTTCATGGAAGTGAAGAATGATATGAAAAACTTTCTCGAGAGGATTTGTCTTGTGCTTCTGGACTTGTAGCAGGCAATGCTAATCCACATCCTGGTCTTTTACGGGCTTTTATGAATAATCCTACTCATGCAGAAATCCGTGCAGCACGTTCTGGTATCCACGATGATCTAGATAGTCTGTCTAGTCGTCCTGTAAATAACGCAGCGGAGCGCATCGAAAGACATATTAATGGCTTAAAGTTACGATTTTCACAGATACCCATCCATCCTAACAATCCTGATGTTAAAATTTTTCATCCTCATCAGACCTGACTCCATGTATCGCGGACAGGAGGTCTATTTGATACGTATGTTTCTGGATAA
- a CDS encoding DUF916 domain-containing protein, whose product MVSHFSRLASITIASVILATSFSAEAIEYGGFGGRPAYPREDNARTESIFIHTLEPGITQKEGVKVVNNTQEKKTFLIYGGDSTPSTDGAFACKQFSEEKKDVGAWIELAKTEVTLDPGTNQVIPFTITVPKNASVGEHNGCILIQEKKPAPKEDQAGMSLSVRTGIRVAITIPGDLERKLEIAGFTLERTETGFTLHPQVKNTGNVSIDADARVTTRYFFGPVLIKHGGQYPILRGDISDWSFEIKHPFWGGLYRSQFTVEYDASKEASVGVTTDKKLVTLRSKALWFWSMPTLAGLAIEIILLLFIVAIVYLVRLAQKRKEWIRLHWVTHTLMTQTDIVTLANEYDVSWKLLAQVNQLKPPYTLKIGDTLKVPPMYSSSASEAKSTVKTPRTIKRIKK is encoded by the coding sequence ATGGTATCTCATTTTTCCCGTCTCGCCAGTATAACAATTGCCTCTGTAATTCTTGCTACTTCTTTCTCGGCGGAAGCTATTGAATATGGTGGTTTCGGGGGTCGTCCTGCCTATCCACGAGAAGATAATGCACGTACAGAGTCTATCTTTATTCATACGCTTGAGCCAGGTATCACACAAAAAGAAGGTGTCAAAGTCGTCAATAACACTCAAGAAAAAAAGACATTTCTTATTTATGGAGGCGATTCGACACCATCAACCGATGGGGCCTTTGCATGTAAGCAATTTTCTGAAGAAAAAAAAGATGTGGGAGCATGGATAGAGCTCGCAAAAACAGAAGTCACTCTAGATCCTGGTACGAATCAAGTCATACCATTTACTATTACTGTTCCAAAAAATGCGAGTGTCGGAGAGCATAATGGATGTATCCTTATCCAGGAAAAGAAACCAGCGCCAAAAGAAGACCAAGCCGGCATGAGTCTCTCAGTCCGAACCGGAATCCGTGTGGCTATCACCATTCCTGGAGACCTTGAAAGAAAACTCGAAATAGCAGGATTTACCCTCGAACGTACTGAGACGGGGTTTACGCTCCATCCGCAAGTCAAAAATACTGGCAATGTCTCTATCGATGCCGATGCTCGTGTGACGACTCGTTATTTCTTTGGTCCTGTTCTCATCAAGCATGGTGGTCAATACCCTATTCTTCGAGGCGACATTTCTGACTGGAGCTTTGAAATCAAGCATCCATTTTGGGGAGGTCTCTATCGTTCTCAATTTACGGTAGAATATGATGCGAGTAAAGAAGCATCTGTGGGTGTCACAACAGATAAAAAACTTGTAACACTCAGGAGTAAAGCGCTCTGGTTTTGGAGTATGCCGACTCTGGCAGGTCTGGCTATTGAGATTATTCTTCTTCTCTTTATTGTGGCAATAGTCTACCTGGTTCGTCTCGCTCAAAAACGCAAAGAATGGATTCGTCTGCATTGGGTGACACATACACTTATGACACAAACAGATATTGTGACACTGGCAAATGAATACGATGTTTCATGGAAGCTCCTTGCACAAGTCAATCAACTGAAGCCCCCATATACTCTCAAAATAGGGGATACACTCAAAGTGCCACCTATGTATAGTTCTTCAGCAAGTGAGGCAAAATCTACTGTAAAAACTCCGAGAACCATCAAAAGAATCAAAAAATAA
- a CDS encoding serine hydrolase, whose protein sequence is MVGKSHKHLFAGFLQSKFGIFFVTFFVFNALALYGIFFFFQSSSLAAFVAKYPLLDPMRHFMEEKNIITTLQPIRLKFRDIIEKNGPNSISLYFEYLNTGANISINPDLRILPASLIKVPLAMAVMKKVERGEWFLSNELVMMKDDRDTNWGDVHKRPIGSTITIQKLLEEMLLNSDNTAYRILYRNMSFDDLQDVLIKLGLEDLFNEEGKMSSKEYTRLIRALYAATYLDPNSSQFLLDILARTSYDEYLGQGVPDTVKFSHKIGENVDEKVISDSGVVYVEGRPYLISVMIDYNDIGHDRALQVLKDISQTGYDYISTAQYEKN, encoded by the coding sequence ATGGTGTGAAAATCACATAAACATCTTTTTGCGTGATTCTTGCAGAGCAAGTTCGGTATTTTTTTCGTGACATTTTTTGTCTTCAATGCGTTGGCATTGTATGGTATTTTCTTTTTCTTTCAGTCCTCTTCTCTCGCCGCTTTTGTTGCGAAATATCCGCTTCTTGATCCTATGAGGCATTTCATGGAAGAGAAAAACATCATCACTACTTTGCAACCTATACGACTCAAATTCCGAGATATTATTGAGAAAAATGGACCTAATTCTATCTCACTCTATTTTGAATACCTCAATACGGGTGCCAATATTTCCATCAATCCAGATCTCCGTATCCTCCCTGCGTCACTCATCAAGGTACCTCTTGCGATGGCGGTCATGAAAAAGGTAGAACGAGGCGAATGGTTCCTCTCCAACGAACTCGTGATGATGAAAGATGATAGAGACACTAACTGGTGAGATGTGCACAAACGACCCATCGGGAGCACGATAACTATTCAGAAACTTTTAGAAGAAATGCTCCTCAATTCTGACAATACGGCGTACCGTATCCTGTACCGTAATATGTCATTTGATGATCTCCAGGATGTTTTGATAAAATTGGGTCTTGAAGACCTCTTTAATGAAGAAGGGAAAATGAGCTCCAAGGAATATACCCGTTTGATACGAGCACTGTATGCGGCTACTTACCTCGATCCAAACTCTTCACAATTCTTGCTTGATATCCTCGCTAGAACATCCTATGATGAATATCTAGGTCAGGGTGTTCCAGATACGGTCAAATTTTCTCATAAAATCTGAGAAAATGTAGATGAAAAAGTGATATCAGATTCTGGAGTAGTCTATGTAGAGTGAAGACCATATCTGATATCAGTGATGATTGATTACAATGATATCTGACATGATCGAGCATTGCAGGTATTAAAGGATATTTCTCAAACGGGTTATGACTATATAAGTACTGCTCAATATGAGAAAAATTAA
- a CDS encoding PKD domain-containing protein: MFHRRNTSSKKPFLKNFFSRARASVFRAFLILRFHRLQRHHKIAILVTGISIFMVSIITMILSFSGDSVFGQVRFQLVIRTIPACYNGIDDDGDGLVDYPSDPSCTGASDISEGLPFVPPVVACFASATQGTTGQNMTWIAIPSYGNGTYTYTWSGTDGLTGTTPSITKTYTSTGTKTASLMVTSGATNSAVTPCTNSILIANPSGGGGGGGGGGGGGGGGAIVVPPKPPVVPPIIVPPRTVNENTGTDTPLDAAPPGGDKESTPSRPDCIIPTSEATFRNYKDYLVCNALIAPRVTEEHYEYEKHTPRKELLGVAVELALKDKSVAVRRGLLGLSSQSKPIQVADTSSPRSFYFLDIGLDGQPEWLVTTIQKGVILGLISTENILFHPDTVSTRAETFAMLMKSVCMAQLDDRLYATWEERVYATAKRYNVTTRNWDTFQPQAPMLRQDLFVITAKFDLWRDATGGCTPKVVIKPLPPILQVVPDTIVPSLASAPPSPSSVKGTNNAPAPIVYTSKTVPIQEAQKPGTFVLLYENEIEKVYAYIVKSGGMPDGVRFQYIRTFLGNRSMASRLVIHTIAGTEFAEDRWLLSGEMIFVTLKK, encoded by the coding sequence ATGTTTCATCGACGTAATACATCATCAAAAAAACCTTTTCTCAAGAATTTCTTTTCTCGGGCCCGTGCTTCTGTGTTTCGTGCATTTCTGATACTCCGATTTCATCGACTTCAGAGGCATCATAAAATCGCCATACTGGTCACAGGTATCAGTATTTTTATGGTCAGCATCATCACCATGATTTTGAGCTTTTCTGGTGACTCAGTGTTTGGTCAGGTCAGATTTCAATTAGTGATTCGCACTATTCCCGCCTGTTATAATGGTATCGATGATGATGGGGATGGCCTGGTAGATTATCCCTCTGATCCCAGTTGTACGGGTGCTTCTGATATATCTGAGGGATTGCCTTTTGTGCCACCTGTCGTCGCTTGTTTTGCGTCTGCGACACAAGGAACGACTGGTCAGAATATGACATGGATAGCCATACCTTCCTATGGTAATGGAACCTATACGTATACTTGGTCTGGAACTGATGGGCTCACAGGTACTACTCCCTCAATCACTAAAACCTATACCTCTACAGGTACCAAAACTGCTTCGCTGATGGTGACTTCGTGAGCCACTAATTCAGCGGTGACTCCTTGTACGAATTCAATCCTGATTGCCAATCCTTCCGGGTGAGGTGGGGGTGGTGGGTGAGGTGGGTGAGGTGGGGGTGGATGAGCGATTGTCGTCCCTCCCAAACCACCAGTTGTTCCACCAATAATAGTACCACCCAGAACAGTGAATGAAAATACTGGTACAGATACTCCTCTCGATGCTGCACCACCATGATGAGATAAGGAGAGTACGCCATCTCGCCCTGATTGCATAATCCCTACTTCTGAAGCCACTTTTCGAAACTACAAAGATTATCTTGTTTGCAATGCTCTGATTGCACCTCGGGTCACAGAAGAACACTATGAATATGAAAAACATACACCTCGCAAAGAGCTCCTCGGTGTCGCTGTTGAACTAGCTCTCAAAGATAAGAGTGTCGCTGTTCGCAGAGGACTTCTGGGTCTCTCATCTCAGTCAAAACCAATACAAGTCGCTGATACATCCTCACCTCGCTCATTTTACTTCCTCGATATTGGGCTTGATTGACAGCCAGAATGGTTAGTAACAACAATTCAAAAGGGTGTGATTTTAGGTCTTATCTCGACTGAAAATATCCTCTTTCATCCTGATACTGTATCCACTCGTGCAGAAACATTTGCCATGCTGATGAAGTCTGTTTGTATGGCTCAACTAGATGATCGACTGTATGCTACCTGGGAAGAACGAGTGTACGCAACAGCAAAACGATACAATGTTACCACAAGAAATTGGGACACTTTTCAACCACAGGCACCCATGTTACGACAAGATCTTTTTGTTATCACGGCAAAATTTGATCTCTGGAGAGACGCGACGGGGGGGTGTACTCCAAAAGTTGTCATTAAGCCACTCCCGCCTATTCTTCAGGTTGTTCCTGATACAATAGTACCGTCTTTGGCGAGCGCTCCACCGAGTCCTTCCTCGGTCAAGGGTACTAACAATGCTCCTGCGCCTATAGTTTACACTTCTAAAACAGTGCCTATTCAAGAGGCACAAAAACCAGGCACTTTCGTTCTCCTCTATGAAAATGAAATAGAAAAGGTCTACGCCTATATTGTGAAAAGTGGAGGTATGCCAGATGGTGTTCGGTTTCAGTATATACGTACTTTTTTGTGAAATAGATCGATGGCTTCTCGTCTCGTCATTCATACTATTGCTGGTACAGAATTTGCAGAAGATCGATGGCTTCTTTCAGGAGAAATGATCTTTGTCACTCTTAAGAAATAG
- the der gene encoding ribosome biogenesis GTPase Der translates to MKKPYVLIVGRPNVGKSSLFNAFVGRKISIVDEEANTTRDIIEYPMTDFATGFQWTISDSGGLNFGSSHQILQDVNKRVNECAEEADLILLIVEYDHLTDIDDHIIATLRKTGKPIWIVANKADNAAREQESYHLLSTGFPVYPVSASHRKINDLEEAVVDFLKNKFQEQITAPEDEGIKVALVGRPNVGKSSTFNALIGYDKVVVSPEAGTTRDATDTQINYKDHIITMIDTAGFRKPGKVGIHNVESWSVLRTKAAIERADICVLLIDSVEGIVQQDKHIMAEILEQKKGVIIMVNKWDLSQAKTDMELDLFHKRYLAYLQREFAFCPWAMTVFATASEGKGVKEILDHAIGIYAERHKRIGTGEFNRFLTRTVLEHAPRGSRKIHNPRVYYGSQVAVDPPKFVINVNKSESIHFSWKRFLSNQIREVFGFYGTPIELEYHGKNPDENPYKPTKVMSKAIKIPKK, encoded by the coding sequence ATGAAAAAACCCTATGTCCTCATCGTCTGACGTCCGAATGTCGGGAAAAGTAGTCTCTTCAATGCGTTTGTGGGACGAAAAATCTCTATCGTGGATGAAGAAGCAAACACCACACGTGATATCATCGAATACCCTATGACGGACTTTGCTACAGGATTTCAGTGGACCATCTCGGATAGCGGAGGACTCAATTTTGGCTCATCACATCAGATCCTCCAAGATGTGAATAAGCGTGTCAATGAATGTGCCGAAGAAGCGGATCTCATCCTCTTGATAGTCGAATACGATCATCTCACCGATATCGATGACCACATCATCGCTACTCTTCGAAAAACCGGAAAACCTATCTGGATTGTCGCAAATAAAGCTGATAATGCTGCACGAGAACAAGAATCATATCATCTCCTCTCGACAGGATTTCCTGTCTATCCTGTCAGTGCTTCTCATCGAAAAATCAACGACCTCGAAGAAGCGGTCGTAGATTTTCTCAAAAATAAATTTCAAGAACAAATCACTGCACCAGAAGACGAGGGTATCAAAGTCGCACTCGTCGGAAGGCCAAATGTCGGGAAAAGTAGCACATTTAATGCACTCATCGGCTATGATAAAGTCGTCGTCTCACCAGAAGCCGGAACCACTCGAGATGCTACCGATACACAGATAAACTACAAAGACCATATCATCACCATGATTGACACGGCTGGATTTCGAAAACCAGGGAAGGTCGGTATTCATAATGTCGAGAGCTGGTCAGTCCTCCGTACCAAAGCGGCCATCGAGCGAGCAGATATCTGTGTACTCCTGATAGACTCCGTGGAATGAATCGTCCAACAAGACAAACACATTATGGCAGAAATTCTTGAGCAGAAAAAAGGCGTGATTATTATGGTCAATAAATGGGATCTTTCTCAGGCAAAAACCGATATGGAGCTCGATCTCTTTCATAAGAGGTACCTCGCCTACCTACAACGTGAATTCGCATTTTGTCCTTGGGCAATGACAGTATTCGCTACAGCAAGTGAAGGAAAAGGAGTCAAAGAAATCCTCGATCACGCTATTGGTATCTACGCGGAAAGACATAAACGTATCGGAACAGGAGAGTTTAATCGATTTTTGACTCGTACCGTCCTCGAACATGCACCACGTGGAAGCCGAAAAATCCATAATCCTCGTGTCTACTACGGGTCACAAGTCGCAGTTGACCCACCAAAATTTGTCATCAATGTCAACAAATCTGAATCCATTCATTTCAGCTGGAAACGATTTCTCTCAAATCAAATCCGAGAAGTGTTCGGATTTTATGGAACACCTATCGAGCTCGAGTATCATGGGAAAAATCCTGATGAAAATCCCTACAAACCAACAAAAGTGATGTCGAAAGCCATCAAAATACCAAAAAAATAA